In Shouchella patagoniensis, the following are encoded in one genomic region:
- a CDS encoding VWA domain-containing protein: MKGTLKQILLMTDGHSNYGEDPVAIAKLAQEYGITVNVIGISDENRENEKGLQEVEAVAMAGGGVSQIVFARQLAKTVQMVTRKAMTQTLHGVINQELKQILGKNEEMEDLSPDKRGELMEVVDELGETVLLEVVVLIDTSASMESKLPMVQEALIDLSISLNARTGDTMFSLYSFPGRKKPIDRLVDWTPKLNALTNTFSKLSTGGMTPTGPALKAALEVFEQRRGKRRLEEDEDEQLHG; this comes from the coding sequence ATGAAAGGAACATTAAAACAAATATTGCTTATGACGGATGGTCATTCTAACTATGGGGAAGATCCCGTCGCAATTGCAAAGCTTGCACAAGAATATGGCATTACTGTAAATGTCATTGGGATATCGGATGAGAATAGAGAAAATGAAAAAGGACTTCAAGAAGTAGAAGCAGTAGCAATGGCAGGGGGTGGCGTTAGTCAAATCGTCTTTGCTCGTCAACTTGCAAAAACTGTACAAATGGTAACGAGAAAAGCGATGACTCAAACATTGCATGGTGTGATTAATCAAGAATTAAAACAAATTCTTGGTAAGAATGAAGAGATGGAGGATTTATCACCAGATAAACGTGGCGAGTTGATGGAGGTTGTTGATGAACTGGGCGAAACTGTATTGCTAGAAGTAGTTGTATTAATTGATACGAGTGCGAGCATGGAAAGTAAGTTGCCTATGGTACAAGAAGCGTTAATTGATTTATCTATTAGTTTGAATGCCCGCACAGGCGATACGATGTTTTCGCTGTATTCATTTCCTGGTAGGAAGAAGCCAATTGACCGACTTGTTGACTGGACACCGAAGCTAAATGCTTTAACGAATACTTTCTCCAAACTTTCAACGGGGGGGATGACGCCAACTGGACCAGCTTTAAAAGCGGCTTTGGAAGTATTTGAGCAACGTCGAGGAAAAAGGAGATTGGAAGAAGATGAAGATGAACAACTCCACGGCTGA
- a CDS encoding serine/threonine protein kinase — MKMNNSTADLNYELYEGLRFVGKWNKCAYTLIRKLGAGVTGIVYLAKGDAGLVAIKFGQDQMSIAQEVNVLKQFSKVQEKVLGPCLFDVDDFESNYHTLPFYVMEYIQGKDFVLFMKDRGGEWLHVLTIQLLQCLNELHEQGWVFGDLKPDNVIITNKEATVRLLDVGGTTRIGRAVKEYTEYYDRGFWSLGSRKAEPSYDLFSVAMIMIDCAYPTQFKKEQGNTFAQLKKKINQAPLLKPYQEVIIKALQGGFQTAAQMKQALMTTGDTKVVERNLSRKQYRVEKKRQKKQSKLFDLLLVSSFVLLLFVLYLLLRMF, encoded by the coding sequence ATGAAGATGAACAACTCCACGGCTGACCTCAATTATGAATTGTACGAAGGGCTTCGTTTTGTAGGTAAGTGGAATAAGTGTGCTTATACACTCATTCGAAAATTAGGTGCAGGTGTTACAGGCATTGTTTATTTAGCGAAGGGTGATGCTGGTTTAGTTGCAATTAAATTTGGACAAGATCAAATGTCGATTGCGCAAGAGGTTAATGTGTTAAAACAATTTAGCAAGGTTCAAGAGAAAGTTCTTGGGCCTTGTTTATTTGATGTTGATGATTTTGAATCAAATTATCATACTTTGCCTTTTTATGTAATGGAATACATTCAAGGAAAAGATTTTGTCTTGTTTATGAAAGATCGTGGCGGGGAGTGGTTACATGTCCTCACCATTCAACTATTACAATGTCTAAATGAGTTGCATGAGCAAGGGTGGGTATTTGGAGATTTAAAACCAGACAATGTCATTATAACAAACAAGGAGGCAACTGTTCGGTTGCTTGATGTAGGCGGAACCACAAGAATAGGTAGAGCGGTCAAGGAATATACCGAATACTATGATCGGGGTTTTTGGTCATTGGGTTCAAGGAAAGCAGAGCCGAGCTATGATTTATTTTCCGTCGCTATGATTATGATTGATTGTGCATATCCAACACAATTTAAGAAGGAGCAAGGGAATACGTTCGCTCAATTAAAGAAAAAAATAAACCAAGCGCCGTTATTAAAGCCCTATCAAGAAGTGATAATAAAAGCGTTACAGGGCGGCTTTCAGACTGCGGCACAGATGAAGCAAGCTCTAATGACGACTGGAGATACGAAAGTAGTTGAGAGAAATTTAAGCAGAAAACAATACAGGGTTGAAAAGAAACGCCAGAAAAAACAGTCGAAGTTATTTGACCTTCTCTTGGTCAGTTCTTTTGTTCTTCTTTTATTTGTTTTATACTTGTTATTAAGAATGTTTTAG
- the tilS gene encoding tRNA lysidine(34) synthetase TilS has protein sequence MKERVEEFIINNNLLNKNDTILIAVSGGPDSMSLLYVLANLQKKWGWKLFVFHINHLLRGEESDKDAQFVKEQCQEYDIPYSEKRLNIAAYKEKHKLGTQIAARQLRYEAFENEMKRVGANVIVTAHHGDDEAETVLMKLVRGTTPYTKLGILSKRPFADGTLVRPFLAETKAAILQFCADFGILYRTDSSNLSDAYSRNRMRDKVIPHLKKENPLFHTHIRRYDEWQEKDNQLLLAYAEDRLEKISLNKTKDSITISKELFQATPFPLQRRMIHLILNYLYGSDRLRDFSVYIEQIIPFLQDETGFAQMDLREGVKLLRSYDTYMFTRGPTVESVEYCLELSVPGTVRTPLGEMRADLYNGSTEYAGDEAFFLLGDLVFPLYIRNRRAGDKLYPKGLNGSKKVNRVFIDKKVDRQIRDEWPLLVDGNGTVLWIPHLMKSNVSQLKQTTGQLLRVTFSKKKL, from the coding sequence ATGAAAGAACGAGTGGAAGAGTTTATTATAAATAATAACTTACTTAATAAGAACGATACAATTTTAATTGCTGTATCGGGAGGTCCAGATTCAATGTCTCTTCTCTATGTTCTCGCCAATTTACAAAAGAAATGGGGTTGGAAGCTTTTTGTATTCCATATCAACCATTTGCTTCGCGGTGAAGAATCGGACAAAGACGCACAGTTCGTTAAAGAGCAATGCCAAGAATATGATATCCCTTATTCGGAAAAGCGACTGAACATTGCTGCCTATAAAGAAAAACACAAATTAGGTACGCAAATTGCTGCTAGGCAATTACGTTATGAGGCTTTTGAAAACGAGATGAAGAGGGTTGGGGCGAATGTGATTGTCACAGCACATCACGGTGATGATGAGGCTGAAACCGTTTTGATGAAGTTGGTACGAGGGACAACCCCGTATACAAAGTTAGGTATTCTCAGTAAAAGGCCATTTGCTGATGGGACTCTCGTTCGGCCATTTCTAGCGGAAACGAAAGCAGCGATCCTGCAATTTTGCGCGGATTTTGGCATTCTCTACCGAACAGACTCAAGTAATTTATCTGATGCGTATAGTCGCAATCGTATGAGAGATAAGGTTATCCCTCACTTAAAGAAAGAAAACCCACTCTTCCATACACATATTAGGCGTTATGATGAGTGGCAAGAGAAAGATAATCAACTTCTTTTAGCATATGCGGAAGACCGTTTAGAGAAGATTTCATTGAATAAAACAAAGGATTCTATCACAATTTCAAAAGAGCTCTTTCAAGCCACCCCCTTTCCTTTACAAAGGAGAATGATTCATCTAATATTAAATTATCTGTATGGCTCGGATAGATTGCGTGATTTTTCTGTGTACATCGAGCAGATTATCCCTTTTTTGCAAGACGAAACGGGATTTGCTCAAATGGATTTACGTGAAGGGGTTAAATTACTCCGCTCGTATGATACATATATGTTTACGCGGGGGCCAACTGTGGAATCAGTAGAATACTGTTTAGAGCTTAGCGTACCAGGAACTGTCCGTACGCCGTTAGGAGAAATGAGGGCGGATTTATATAATGGCTCGACAGAGTATGCAGGTGACGAAGCCTTTTTTTTGCTAGGAGATTTGGTTTTTCCATTATACATACGAAATCGTAGAGCTGGAGACAAACTGTACCCAAAGGGGTTAAATGGGAGTAAAAAAGTAAACCGAGTTTTTATTGATAAAAAGGTAGATCGACAAATTAGGGATGAATGGCCGTTGTTAGTGGATGGCAATGGCACGGTTTTA
- the spoIIE gene encoding stage II sporulation protein E: MKASGNMVAETIAQRMNGVQGKMLSGGQAFKNSLKTLLFDWGVLIAVVGFLLGRAMILAELTPFILPFLAAVFLLRRSQSIIAAGSLLAGAIFSFHGEIVYAAVGIVAFLLLYRCVKVFLGQPAKSLPYIVFTASLITRLSIVFFSEGAFSQYALMMATVEAGLGFILTMIFIQSIPLITGKRGGQALRNEEIICLIILLASVMTGTVGWAFNDVAMQHSLARYLVLIFAFAGGAAIGSTVGVVTGLILSLASVASLYQMSVLAFAGLLGGLLKEGNRIGVAFGLLVGTLLIGMYGDGGGGLASTVTETAIAIGLFMITPKSWLSNVAKYIPGTVEHSQEQQQYLRKVRDATAGKVERFSSLFQTLSNSFKVQQKNDEEQYAHEVDVLLSNVTEKTCQTCLMKEKCWVQNFSLTYDSMTEMVNEIEANGTITDPKMQRQWRSICRKPDQVIAAMNAETNQYRANKELKRQVQESQKLVADQLLGVSRVMGDFAKEIQKEKQPHVIQEEYMVDALRNAGLDVGHIDIYSMESGSIEIEMSIMCDHINGEAEKIIGPMLSDLAKETIVLKREEPKFYSNGYSHISFGSAKPFTINSGVAKVAKGGEWLSGDNYSMIELNSEKYAVAISDGMGNGEKAYLESSETLALLQKVLQSGIEETVAIKSVNSILSLRNTEEMFSTLDLAMIDMQDAHVKFLKIGSTPSFIKRGDRVIKVEAGNLPMGILHEFEVEVVSEQLKPGDLLIMCSDGVFDAKRQVENKEQWMKRIISEIETEDAQEVADMILEKVIRSDHGPIIDDDMTVVVTQLKRNIPKWTSIPIHPKVQKNKKNVTFIKQATGT; this comes from the coding sequence GTGAAAGCATCTGGGAATATGGTTGCTGAAACAATCGCTCAACGAATGAATGGAGTTCAAGGGAAGATGCTGAGTGGTGGACAAGCATTCAAAAACAGTCTAAAAACACTGTTATTTGATTGGGGCGTACTAATTGCTGTAGTTGGTTTTTTGTTAGGAAGAGCAATGATACTTGCTGAACTAACGCCGTTTATTCTCCCGTTTTTAGCGGCCGTCTTCTTATTACGAAGATCCCAATCCATTATTGCTGCTGGTTCATTACTAGCAGGCGCGATATTTAGTTTTCATGGGGAGATTGTATATGCGGCAGTAGGAATTGTTGCATTCCTCCTACTATATAGATGTGTAAAAGTGTTTTTAGGTCAACCTGCTAAGTCGCTCCCTTACATTGTATTTACAGCAAGTCTCATTACGAGGTTGTCCATCGTCTTCTTTAGTGAAGGAGCTTTTAGCCAATATGCTCTGATGATGGCGACTGTTGAAGCTGGACTTGGTTTTATTTTAACAATGATCTTCATTCAAAGCATACCACTTATAACTGGGAAGAGGGGGGGACAAGCTCTTCGCAATGAAGAGATCATTTGTTTAATTATTCTACTGGCTTCTGTTATGACTGGTACAGTAGGCTGGGCGTTTAACGATGTAGCAATGCAACATAGTTTGGCCCGATACCTAGTGTTAATTTTTGCGTTTGCAGGAGGTGCGGCAATAGGTTCTACAGTCGGGGTTGTAACAGGTCTTATTTTAAGTTTAGCGAGCGTGGCAAGTTTGTATCAAATGAGTGTGCTAGCCTTTGCTGGTTTGCTTGGTGGTTTGCTTAAGGAAGGAAACCGAATCGGCGTTGCTTTTGGTTTGCTTGTAGGTACTCTCCTTATTGGCATGTATGGAGATGGAGGGGGCGGACTTGCCTCAACTGTAACAGAAACAGCTATTGCAATTGGTTTGTTTATGATTACTCCTAAAAGTTGGCTGTCAAATGTAGCTAAATACATACCAGGGACTGTTGAACATTCTCAGGAGCAACAGCAATATTTGCGAAAAGTAAGAGATGCAACGGCTGGTAAAGTAGAACGATTTTCATCACTATTTCAAACATTATCGAACAGTTTTAAAGTCCAACAAAAAAACGATGAAGAACAGTATGCCCATGAGGTGGATGTTCTTTTAAGTAATGTAACAGAAAAAACATGCCAAACGTGTCTAATGAAAGAAAAATGTTGGGTACAGAACTTCAGTTTAACCTATGATTCTATGACAGAAATGGTAAACGAAATTGAAGCAAATGGAACGATTACTGATCCAAAGATGCAAAGGCAGTGGAGAAGCATATGTAGAAAACCGGATCAAGTCATTGCGGCTATGAATGCAGAAACAAATCAATACCGGGCAAACAAGGAATTAAAACGTCAAGTGCAAGAAAGCCAAAAGCTAGTTGCTGACCAATTGCTCGGTGTTTCCAGAGTGATGGGGGATTTTGCTAAAGAGATTCAAAAAGAAAAACAACCTCATGTAATTCAAGAAGAATATATGGTTGATGCACTACGAAATGCGGGACTAGATGTTGGCCATATTGATATATATAGCATGGAAAGCGGAAGTATTGAAATAGAAATGAGCATCATGTGTGATCATATCAACGGGGAGGCAGAAAAAATCATTGGACCGATGCTCTCAGATCTAGCAAAAGAGACAATTGTCCTTAAACGTGAAGAACCTAAATTTTATTCGAATGGATATAGCCATATTTCTTTTGGTTCCGCGAAACCTTTTACAATAAATTCAGGAGTAGCAAAAGTAGCAAAAGGAGGAGAATGGCTTTCAGGTGATAATTATTCAATGATTGAGTTGAATAGTGAGAAGTATGCTGTTGCAATAAGTGATGGGATGGGTAATGGAGAAAAGGCATATCTAGAAAGTAGTGAGACACTTGCTCTTTTACAGAAAGTATTGCAATCAGGGATAGAAGAGACGGTAGCAATTAAATCTGTTAATTCCATACTTTCATTAAGGAATACAGAAGAAATGTTCTCTACTCTTGATTTAGCTATGATTGATATGCAGGATGCTCATGTGAAATTTCTAAAAATTGGATCAACACCAAGCTTTATAAAGAGAGGGGATCGAGTAATTAAAGTGGAGGCTGGAAATCTACCAATGGGCATTCTTCATGAATTTGAAGTAGAGGTCGTTAGCGAACAATTGAAGCCAGGAGACTTACTTATTATGTGCAGTGACGGTGTCTTTGATGCTAAAAGGCAAGTGGAAAACAAAGAGCAGTGGATGAAGAGAATTATATCTGAAATTGAGACAGAAGATGCTCAAGAGGTAGCAGATATGATCTTAGAGAAAGTTATACGTTCAGATCATGGGCCGATCATTGATGATGATATGACGGTAGTTGTGACCCAACTAAAAAGGAACATTCCAAAATGGACATCGATTCCCATTCATCCGAAGGTACAAAAAAACAAAAAGAATGTGACTTTTATAAAACAAGCAACAGGAACATAA